One part of the Mya arenaria isolate MELC-2E11 chromosome 3, ASM2691426v1 genome encodes these proteins:
- the LOC128228752 gene encoding S-adenosylmethionine-dependent methyltransferase Rv2258c-like, which produces MTEGDKSDMDPTAFSQYLTGIYRGGCVMLSVAIGHELGLFKAICEAKGPFSLEDIAGRLKFKPRYTKEWLSTMVAAGILHQDRDSRLYTVPEGHKPALLKDTAYAPMITTLSARADRIKKCFQEDGPFGISYAESPEWFDWFNGYRSNMGEHTVNSEILPMWKQQAHIIPRLESGIKVVDLGCGPGNYTNILAQRFSNSSFVGLDYSEPAIQMANKDKAERGLSNVTFHVGDAHNLPEDWTESFDMVFVYDVLHDLPDPHKALKQINRILKPDGCFSLIEVGFHSDPVDNAGDMSAAMYYSNSTFICLASSMTGEPRVGYGACWGREEIEKAVLGAGFKISGESSLVVMGTKCFFFCTK; this is translated from the exons ATGACTGAAGGGGACAAATCTGATATGGACCCGACCGCGTTCAGCCAATACCTGACAGGCATCTACCGGGGTGGATGTGTCATGCTATCTGTTGCCATTGGGCACGAGCTTGGCCTCTTTAAGGCCATCTGTGAAGCAAAAGGACCATTCAGTTTGGAGGACATCGCTGGAAGACTAAAATTCAAACCAAG ATATACGAAGGAATGGCTGTCGACGATGGTAGCAGCCGGTATTCTGCACCAAGACCGGGATTCGCGCCTCTACACTGTGCCCGAAGGTCACAAGCCCGCACTACTAAAAGACACGGCCTATGCACCAATGATTACCACTCTCAGCGCCAGAGCGGACCGCATCAAAAAGTGTTTCCAAGAGGATGGGCCTTTCG GCATAAGTTACGCAGAAAGCCCTGAGTGGTTTGACTGGTTCAACGGCTACCGGAGCAACATGGGCGAACACACGGTGAACAGCGAGATTCTACCTATGTGGAAGCAGCAGGCACACATTATTCCACGTCTAG AAAGTGGTATCAAGGTCGTAGATCTCGGCTGTGGGCCTGGGAATTACACAAACATTCTCGCCCAGCGATTTTCCAATTCCAGTTTCGTTGGGCTCGACTACTCGGAACCTGCTATACAAATGGCCAACAAAGACAAGGCCGAGCGGGGTTTATCCAATGTGACATTTCATGTGGGTGACGCGCATAATCTGCCGGAAGACTGGACAGAAAGCTTCGATATGGTGTTCGTGTACGACGTCCTACATGACCTACCGGACCCCCACAAAGCATTGAAACAGATCAATCGAATCCTTAAACCCGATGGGTGCTTCAGTCTTATTGAGGTTGGTTTCCATAGCGACCCGGTTGATAATGCCGGCGATATGTCGGCCGCCATGTACTACAGCAACAGCACGTTCATATGTCTGGCGTCGAGTATGACAGGAGAGCCAAGGGTCGGCTACGGTGCGTGCTGGGGCCGCGAGGAGATTGAGAAGGCCGTCCTGGGAGCCGGATTCAAAATCAGCGGCGAGTCTTCGCTAGTCGTTATGggaacaaaatgttttttcttttgtacCAAATGA
- the LOC128228753 gene encoding S-adenosylmethionine-dependent methyltransferase Rv2258c-like, with the protein MTEGDKSGMDSNAFSQYLTGIYQGGCVMLSVAIGHELGLFKAICEEQGPFSLEDIAGKLKFKPRYTKEWLSTMVAAGILHQDRDSRLYTVPEGHKPALLKNTGFGPVIITLSARADRIKKCFQEDGPYGISYAESPEWFDWFNGYRSNMGEHTVNSEILPLWKQQAHIIPRLESGIKVLDLGCGPGNYTNIIAQRFSNSTFVGLDYSETAVEMANKDKAERGLSNVTFQVGDAHNLPEDWTEGFDMVFVYDVLHDLPDPYKALKQINRILKPDGCFSLIEIGFHSDPVDNAGDMSAAMYYCCSMFICLASSMTEEPRVGYGACWGREEIQKAVLGAGFKISGDASLVVMGTKCFFFCTK; encoded by the exons ATGACTGAAGGGGACAAATCTGGTATGGACTCGAACGCGTTCAGCCAATACCTGACGGGTATCTACCAGGGTGGGTGTGTCATGCTATCTGTCGCAATTGGGCACGAGCTTGGTCTCTTTAAGGCTATCTGTGAAGAGCAAGGACCATTCAGTTTGGAGGACATCGCTGGAAAACTAAAATTCAAACCAAG ATATACGAAGGAATGGCTGTCGACAATGGTAGCAGCCGGTATTCTGCACCAAGATCGGGATTCGCGACTCTACACCGTGCCCGAGGGTCATAAGCCCGCTCTTCTGAAAAACACGGGCTTTGGACCAGTGATTATCACTCTCAGCGCCAGAGCGGACCGCATCAAAAAGTGTTTTCAAGAGGATGGGCCTTACG GCATTAGTTATGCAGAAAGCCCTGAGTGGTTTGACTGGTTCAACGGCTACCGGAGCAACATGGGCGAACACACGGTGAACAGCGAGATTCTACCTCTGTGGAAGCAGCAGGCACACATTATTCCACGTCTAG aaagtgGCATCAAGGTGCTAGATCTCGGCTGTGGGCCTGGGAACTACACAAACATTATTGCACAGCGATTTTCCAATTCCACTTTCGTTGggctcgattactcggaaactGCTGTAGAAATGGCCAACAAAGATAAGGCCGAGCGGGGTTTATCCAATGTGACATTTCAGGTGGGTGACGCGCATAATCTGCCGGAAGACTGGACAGAAGGCTTCGATATGGTGTTCGTGTACGACGTCCTACATGACCTACCGGACCCATACAAAGCATTGAAACAGATCAATCGAATCCTTAAACCCGATGGATGCTTCAGTCTTATTGAGATTGGTTTCCATAGCGACCCGGTTGATAATGCCGGCGACATGTCGGCCGCCATGTACTACTGCTGCAGCATGTTCATATGTCTGGCGTCCAGTATGACAGAAGAGCCAAGGGTCGGCTATGGTGCGTGCTGGGGCCGCGAGGAGATCCAAAAGGCCGTCCTGGGAGCCGGCTTTAAAATCAGCGGCGATGCTTCACTAGTTGTTATGggaacaaaatgttttttcttttgtacCAAATGA
- the LOC128228754 gene encoding S-adenosylmethionine-dependent methyltransferase Rv2258c-like: MSKEDKSGMDPTAFSQYLTGIYQGGCVMLSVAIGHELGLFKAICGAQGPFSLEDIAGKLKFKLRYTKEWLSTMVAAGILHQDRDSRLYTVPEGHKPALLKDTSYAPEIITLSARANHIQKCFQEDGPYGISYAESPEWFEWLNGYRSDTGEDTVNSEIVPIWKQQSSIIPRLESGIKVLDLGCGPGNYTNILSQRFSNSTFVGLDFSESAIEMANRDKAERGLSNVTFQVGDAHNLQEDWTEDFDMVFVYNVLHDLPNPHKTLNQIHRILKPDGCFSLIDIGFHSDPVDNAGDMSAAMYYSCSIFLCLASSMTEEARVGYGACWGREEIEKAVLGAGFKISGESSLVVMGTKCFFFCTK, from the exons ATGAGTAAAGAGGACAAATCTGGTATGGACCCGACCGCATTCAGCCAATACCTGACGGGCATCTACCAGGGTGGGTGTGTCATGCTATCTGTTGCCATTGGGCATGAGCTGGGACTCTTCAAGGCCATCTGTGGAGCGCAAGGACCATTCAGTTTGGAGGATATCGCGGGAAAACTAAAATTCAAATTAAG ATATACCAAGGAATGGCTGTCGACAATGGTAGCAGCCGGTATTTTGCACCAAGACCGGGATTCGCGACTCTACACTGTGCCCGAGGGTCATAAGCCCGCCCTTCTGAAAGACACGAGCTATGCACCAGAGATTATCACTCTTAGCGCCAGAGCGAACCATATTCAAAAGTGTTTCCAAGAGGATGGGCCTTACG GCATTAGTTATGCCGAAAGCCCTGAGTGGTTTGAGTGGCTCAATGGCTATCGGAGCGATACGGGTGAAGACACGGTGAACAGCGAGATTGTACCTATATGGAAGCAGCAGTCAAGCATTATTCCGCGTCTAG AAAGTGGTATCAAGGTCCTAGATCTTGGTTGTGGGCCTGGGAATTACACAAACATTCTTTCACAACGATTTTCCAATTCCACTTTCGTTGGGCTCGACTTCTCGGAATCTGCTATAGAAATGGCCAACAGAGACAAGGCCGAGCGGGGTTTATCCAATGTAACATTTCAGGTGGGCGACGCGCATAATCTGCAGGAAGACTGGACAGAAGACTTCGATATGGTGTTCGTGTACAACGTCCTTCACGACCTACCGAATCCccataaaacattgaatcaGATCCACCGAATCCTCAAACCTGATGGATGCTTCAGTCTTATTGACATTGGTTTCCATAGCGACCCGGTAGATAACGCCGGCGACATGTCGGCTGCCATGTATTACAGCTGCAGCATCTTCCTATGTCTGGCTTCTAGTATGACAGAGGAGGCACGGGTCGGCTACGGTGCGTGCTGGGGCCGCGAGGAGATTGAGAAGGCCGTCCTGGGAGCCGGATTCAAAATCAGCGGCGAGTCTTCGCTAGTCGTTATGGGAACAAAATGTTTCTTCTTTTGTACCAAATGA